In the genome of Mytilus edulis chromosome 14, xbMytEdul2.2, whole genome shotgun sequence, the window AAGTTTGACCAGTGTtatgtaacattttaaaaattgagtCATTTCATTgtagattcaatagtttattatagTTTCACCACACACATACAAGTATACACATCTAATGTATTATAGACAAGTTGTTCGTAACCCACCGAAATGAGCTTCAGATCTTTGAAAACGGACATTGATCCGCGAAAACTCATCAGACGATGGAAATCTATGCCCAGACAGCAGAGAACGACAGTTACCGAATCTGATGTTACATATCGAGATAGCACAGGAAGAACCCTTCTTTATTTTGCCGCCAAAAATGGTGAGACAGAGAGAGTGAAGCAATTGCTGAAAGCTGGATGTAACCCGAGGTTGTCCGATATTAATCGGAACACGGCTCTACACATGGCTGCTGATGGAGGATATATTGAAATAATTCATATGCTGGTAGAATACGGTAAATACATTTGAATTGTTAACTTAAATCAATATAATTGGAATATTGGTTATTGTTTCAATTTAATTGAATTTGATCgtttcaatcattttaaaataaattgaaatttaaatattggttattgtttcaaattaattgaatttgatcatttcaagtatttaaaataaattgaaatttgaataagttttaattgtttaaaattactctaattttaacattgtcttaatgaattcttgtaaataacagtcaacaaatttaagaaatatatataagagGACTATTTAATCTTCTGAATAATGATAAATTAAATAACGTCACAGAACACACGGAAGTTCAGCTCTTGAAATGCATGTATTTGTTACATAATAACTGACATTTAGTTTGCTTTTGAATTAATGGATATTAATTGTCTGCATTAATTAATTACTAAAATTGAAGAAACACCTACACGTTTTAATTTGTTCACAAACTATTACAAATATTATATGGCTCTTTAAGACAAAGCATTCAATTAGTTTTTTAAGCGTATATCATATAGATTTCAAGGTAAATCAAATCTACTTCGTTTTTATGTTTTTCGTGTAATTTTTGTATGTGCTTTGTATTGCTATGATGAGTGAAGCATTTTCAAATTATTGTcttgtttattcatattttatactGTTACAAAACTATCCCAGGTTAAACGGATGTTTTAgtgcccgctaacatgtttaaccctgccatgCACATTCTATGTGTGTCCTCCCAAAACCAGAAGCCTGCATTTAAATgaattaggccgtttgtttttctcctttgatttgttttacatttaccaTTTAGCCTTTTATATCGGACCATGCGGTATTGGTTTTGATCATATTTGTAGGCaatacggtgaccaatagttaaCTACTGTCTCATTTGGTCTTTGGAAGGGAGGtgtttcatttgcaattatacaacatcttctttttcttatatttcatatttctgtaaaaagaaaaacaaaaaaaaaatctttgcttTGTTGTGGTCTGATGAAAAaattccttttaatttttttatttttttgtaatgggCTCTGATGTTGTCCTGTTGCACCATTGTCCCAGCTTAGTGGAAGGACTTGGTGTCAGAAAACACTTCCACAttctgtttgtgcctgtcccaagtcagaatcATGTAATTCAGCGGTTATTGTTTGTAGCTGtaaattataaacttgttttttGGTTTATTGATTGGTACAGAAATCAggctttagttttctcgtttgaattattttacatttgtcttttggATGTCTTTTATAGCTcattatgcggtatgggttttgctcattgttgagggccttTACTTTGACCAACAGTTCTTAACTTAtatgtcatttggactctggtGGTGAGTTTTCTAATTGACCATGATATATGCGGTAACTAAAATCctgaggattccgaaaatctggcaaaaattcaaaaagtagaggagcaaacatccttaacttCTTTTTGTATAATGTATTTTTCACGTTGATTAGCAATCTTAGATAAACAAGGCATGTTTCTCTGAAAATACGATTTTGTTATGCCTTTTCTCGATCtaatctttttgttttattcaatttaattcaTTCTCTTTATTAAATCTTTGCTTTTTTTATTGCTTATGTTGCTGTGTTTTGTCCTATTTTTGACAAACGTACAAAACACTGGAGACAATACACTCATATCAATAACTTACAGACACAATAGTGCTGATAGTGGCGTTAAAACCAACAAATCAATCGATTAACTATTTATAGTACAGTTAATATCCTCTTCGTTTCAAATTATCTTGATGCTTTTActatttttaaccaatcatatcaaTAATAGTACGAATGCCTCCGGGTGAggaagtttctcgctgcattgaagacccattggtggcttttggttgttgtctctgctctttggtcggattgttgtctctttgacacatttctcatttccattctaaattttatgtcTACAAACACTTTTACGGTTTATTTCAGGATGCAAGCTAAACGCCAGAAATATTTTAGGACAGACAGCACTAATGAAAGCTGTACAGTATGACGACCTAGAAACAGTGGCGGTGCTTTATAATGCTGGTAAATATAATATTGTGACGGGGTTGTTTCTTCTGACTACATGTAGTAGATACTAACTTAGCACGATAATCTAGAAACAGTGTCGGTGCTTTATAATGCTGGTAAATATAATATTGTGACGGGATCGTTTccattagtacatgtagtagataTTAACTTAGCCACTCGTAAGTGATTGAGCTAACAAAGTACGATGATCTAGAAACAGTGTCGGTGCTTTATGATGCTGGTAAATATAATATTGTGACGGATTGCAGGGGCGGATCTAGCCATTGACAAAAGAGGGAGGGGTTCCATCCAcctgtccccattcaaatgcattgatcctcCACCCCTGTATCCTCCACTGTGATTGTGTCCATTAGTATGCATGTAGTAGATACTAACTTAACCACTCGTAAGAGATAGAGCTAAGAAAGTTCTTATTAAGATAAGTCTGTTAGAGAGCtaccttgtaacacagaggtcccagGTTCGAGTCCCGATGGAGACAATGTGATTTTCTCACAAGAatcatgctctccggttacaatataattttattttgatgtaaatatgtttcacttttttgtatttttttttaattaacttaaCGTTGCTGTGCGTTGAACAGTGAAAGCgtatataccttttttttttttttttttttttctggcaCCCGTAAAGTTGTTTTTATCCTATTATTTTCTAGACTATAGTCAAGTCTACTTGCATGGTAGCAtttctttaaagtttttattaaatGCCTTGTTTATGTGCGCATGGCTTGAATGTCTCATTTTTCTCAACAGAAAAAAGCTTTTAAATTATCGATACTTTACAAGCAAACCTGACAATTTTCAAGTACAGTTTCCAAGAGTTCATTAGAATATAATGCATGTGTATACCATTCAATAATTAaaatgatacaacatagaaaacgattAAATTTCTGTAATAAACTCAATATTGTATGTTTAATGTCAACTGGGTAAAATATTACTGACGTTAAGGTATCCAAACGATTCATTGACAAGATTTATATTAACAGGGCAGATCgtctcggggggggggggggggggggtggacgGGAGTTGGAAACCCCATTATTtgtacgatcaatgcatttgtatggggaCGTATAGTTGGATCCCTGCCCTTTGATGTTGGGTTGATACccaattttaaaaatggctggatccgcccatgcAAGCCGTTTTGATTATTTAGATTCTACAGTCAGCACTATTAGAAAACTATCCCAAAAAAACCTCCTGGgaaatacagatttaattaaaTCTTTCAAATTATACACATTAAACATGACGAAATTGATTTTAAAGTAAGGGGAACATTACTCGCAGGGAAAAGAATGGCAGGGCGAGGAAATAAAGAGAAGTTCATGTGCAATAAACTTTAAATTGACATGCTTCTAAGTTAAAAGTTAATTGATAATAAATACATATCTGAATATGATTGACATCATTTGATTTATGTTCTTTTTAGTCCTCCGCCCTttttaattcatgtacaaaaattaCACCGCATTTCCAACCACCCTTAAAAACACaagttcattgtttaactttatttgaaaAGTTGCCATACATGAAACATGTATTAATTGATTAGTAGATGTCGTCATATGTTTgagaaacaatttttttcaaaccATGTGATGTCCGCAAATGTTTAAGAAACATTTTCATTCAAATCAaaagaattatgtttttaattttgatttattgtattgggtttctatttctttgctgtgttgttgggtttttttattaAGTATCTTGGTTTTGTGGCCTTGaggttttaaatttttgttattttttggagCTTGTTTGTCAATggttttgtttctgttttgtctgGATTTTGCTTTATTaattcgtttgtttgtttgttttctttctttttgttttctttttttttttttttttttttttgttaaattttcatcGACATTTGATAAATTATATATGTGTACGTCAATTTTATGCAATAGAcacttgctattttttttatcaccGGAAAGACTTTTTAAGAGGGGcgtatttgaaagaaaataatattttggcGCAAATAAAATGCTGATTAACACAAAAGTTAAACGCCGGTTAAAATGTACGTATTTGCTATATGCGATGATTTTTTTCGCGTGAAAATTGTCAATGTCAATAGTGTATAAAAATGTGaatagaaatagggaatgtgtcaaagggggCAACAACTTaacaaaagaacaaacaataGCCGAAGGCCGCCAATTGGTCTCCAATACAGCGAGACAATATCGCAACGGAGTTGGGCCTCAGCTGACCCCTCAACAAAAATTTGTACTAGTTCAGTgttaatggacgtcatacttaactccgaaatatataaatagactcaaattaaaaatcataccagactaacaaaggccagcggCCCCTGACATGAGACATTCGCATAAATTCGTCGGGTTTCAACATGTTTTTGAATTCTCAACCCTacacctatacctctagtcaatgcagaaaaaacaaacacacagcaacaCGCATAGTAacactcagtttaaaagaagtccgagtccgatgtcactATAGATAACACAAGAAACTgaacaaaataacaatgatacatGCATTAAAAACGGACTACTAGctgttactgacatgccagctccagatctaGACCTCAACTAAAATGATTGAAAGATTAacatgtcttcatcatatgaatatcaaacaCAAACCCTCCAGTTAGGTGTTTAGTATCGTATCATCataatatatatgagaagaacataacccgtatcataccaacaactggttttagaataaatgttttttttttccgaaataaaGACCCTATAAGggaatattaaagccaaaatatgccattttaatgacctgacaacattaTCGTAAATGTATCCcatcttaataagtctgtttaaaaattttgttaacttttgagatgaatgccgacatttttgtgctttgtaaagaatattatcattaaagattggatgtgaaatacctgaacgctAATTGTAAAATTTTCTTTTACATAGGTGCGTACTTAGACCTCACTGATTGCACGGGGAAAACTGCACTTCTTCTTGCTCTACAAGACGGAAACGAGGAAATAAGCTCGTTCCTTTTACGGAACGGAACTGACGTAAATGTTGTTGATTATATCGGTCAAAGTGCACTTTATACTGTtgtaaattcaaatgaaaaactgCCATTAAGCCTATGTAGAAAGGTAGTTGATGCTGGATATAATTTTGAACATGACAAGGAATGGATTACTAAAGACCTTCACCGACAATTAACACAGCCACAAGTTGGAATAGTAACAAGAATCAAAAGAAGGTTAAGTTTAAAGAGGAACCCCGAAAGGCAAGTCGAGGACAGTAGTACAACTGTATCGAATGAAAAAAGGGAATTATTGAATGATAAAAGGGAAGTATCGAATGATATTGAGGAAGTATCTAATGATGTTCAGGAAGTATTGAATGATAAAAAGGGAGTAAAAGCAACATCATTGTAAAACTGCATGGCATTTGATATTAGTTTAAACAACCTTTGTTGTTTaggttttattttctttctttccgtcagtgtgttttcttttctttaatcTTTGGTAtgtttttaatcttatttttcaaattactCTTAACTGATGAAATTTGCATTACTATCATAACTTTTAAATCCGTGTTTAATGTATTTTGTCTTTCAATCCGTCAAGGTGTCTTTTTGATTTTTCTTTGGTATTTTTTCaatcttattttatattattgttaattGACGAAGTTTGCATATCTTCAAAAAGAacaaataagaaaagaaaactaTCATTTCTTTTTAATCTGTCAACACTCGATCAAATACAGATAATACATTTCGCAAAGCAAAACGTAATGaggaaattttaaaagtaaaaatagttAAACGCTTTTGAACTTATAACACCCTTTATTatgaaaatttgatattttatgattaaACGCCTTTTAAATGAATTTGTTGGTGTATAAATTCAACCAATTCcctaacaaacaaataaaagtccgaAACATCTTCCAGAAGTCCTCTCcaccaatcatatcaacgtattccctaatatgcaaatcatataagaattatttataattatgaatgCTGCCTCCTCTTCTTTATCCATGTTCTGTAGATTGCAGGGAAGTTTCGTTTGTCACCTGTTGCTTTGACATCGGTTCAGATCTTTATTCAGATGACCTAGTCTTGTTCAGTTCATTGTTTATGAATGGTAGCAATATGCACCGTAATTTATTGTTAACCTTGCATTACATAGTAATTAATTGACTGGCTAATACTGAATCACGTGTCATAGTTGAATTTCTATGCTGAAGCCCTCATGGAATAACCTTTACTCGGGTTGaccattttggatattcacctcctcagcgggccataattgtatataaGTGTTTTATTCTGATTAGTTACAACTTCTGGTGTCTCCGGTTTGTTTAGAGCAAACCAGGTACAATCATATGCTTATAAGGTAATAGTCAGTAGAGATATAGGTCGCAGTAATTCGTTTTGATCTTATAAGATACTCGTATTATTTCAGACTGACATGGTTTTCTTTATCTTGTAtgtttgataattttcttttttgttgaatTGAACATGctatttttcattgtttgttttttgtttttttgtttttttgtttttgctatttgtgttattatttatttatttattattcaatcATAACGTTTTGTCACAATACAATATTTAAGATGAATTACCATCCTCACGGAATtgattactagtatatcatataaatctgaattaaaaaaaagtaaagtttttttaaattgaaatttatttaaagtattttgggtttttttctgttataCATATCAATCCTATAAAAACAGTATTCACCTAAAACTTGGAACGTtcataatttattatttacatgCATTATATAAAATTGCTTacacaaataaaaatgttcagcagTTTTCCTTTGTTCTAAACTGGTTATTGCCCTTGGATCTAAGCgagaaaacatgaacaaaacgCAATATGCGTCGATAGTTTAGGCGTATCTTTCTATGCATCCACTACTCACTACATAAATTATATAGTCTTTGGTAATGTAAAGTCAAAGATAAAGGACACGTTCGATACATCTATAAAACATATCTATTAACAAGGAAACATGATTCTAGTTGACTGACACACAGACAAGCTTTATCGGTCAACAAGTCatttataatgataataaaaCTTCTGTAGTGTCAATTGCATCCTCATTTCACAATTCAAATTTGACTTTGATTTTCATCTGTTTATGTGATCTTTCCTCAATCTACCATATTGATTTTTACATTAACTTATTAATATACACCACTGTATCTCgaagttttttttctatcaatgagTCACACCGGTTGAAAACGGGGGTCATTGTACGTAATACCCTACTCATTGTGACATAGCATTTACCGAAGCGCACGTTTTCGAAAGTCGCCTGCTGTTGTTCAATAACtaggtacatgtatgattgccaagTCCACGTTTCTGACTAAACATTTGTTTGTTAAACACTAAGAAAACCAGAGGATTCATCAGACTATTGACGGGAGCCAGAACATGGAGGAATTTGTATATTGTACTTCCTGGTTTTATAAGATCATACACACTCAATATCTGTGCAATATTTAGTGGTGCTGTACTGGATATGTAAACTGAAATGgcaaggaaaaagtaaaatcacaaaaatatggaCTCAAAactgaaagttcctaatcaaatcaaaatcaaaagctcaaacacatcaaactaatggtaAACAACTTTCATGTTCCTTACTTGGTATAGGAATATTCTTATGtaaaaatagtggattaaatctggtttataGCTACctaaaccactcacttgtatgacaaatatataaaagtcataaaaatataaaagctTTATCAATACAAAGATATGTCAAACTCACATGATATAAGGTTTTAAGATGAAAAaatgttacttaaaaaaaaaccaccgcAAGACCACCACTCCCACCACCACCCaataaaagctaaaaaaaaataagcctaGCGTATATCGAAAAAACTGCTTTCTGACAAATGAAATGATTAAGTATTATACAACTAAAGGCTAAATAATAACTTATTTGCATGTCAACAAAACGtcgacacacacacacaccattGTTAGCTTCTTTTaattctgtttgtttgtttttggttttggtttttttaacTGTTATTAAAATTACGTctttaaatttttaatgttattatgcATTTTAGGAATTTGCATTCACAATGTCAACCCGTTCACCTAACACATATTTTCGCCTCACTTTTCAGAAACGACATCATGGTTAGAATAATGATGAGTTGTTTCATTAGGAAGCTTTTCAATTATGTCTAACAATCTATTTCTGCATACCGAAACTTGTATTTTTTGCTTACTACCACTTCATGGCAACCATACCGCATATCCGTATTTGTATATTTTACCTTACTCTACGCAAGTAACTTTAATAAAATGACGTCATATGTCACCAACAACCTGGCAGTGATGAATTATGAgctctttttctttttatctgtCAGACCACTGCTGGTGTGATATGCTTTTTTCATGAGAACTCGTTCATTTTTGTAAAGGTCTTGAATTATTTCACATTACCATTTATAGGTATCTATTCTTAAATTTTGTGCACATTTATTCTACTGACAATgaagtttaaaagagggacgaaagataccaaagggacagtcaaactcataaatctaaaacaaactgacaaactgacaacgccatggctaaaaatgaaaaagacaaacagaaaaacaatagtatacatgacacaacattgaaaactaaagaataaacaacacgaaccccaccaaaaactaggggtgatctcaggtgctcctgaagggtaagcagatcctgctccacatgttgcacccgtcgtgttgcttatgtgattacaaatccggtaaatagtctaattcgataggtcacattcatgaaatggaaggggattgtagttacgacgtaatgaccatatccgatatcatttgtgaaacggttattccataacggtcaaccaactcgtgatggcgtccgtaaaatttacgaagggatgatttcaacttcaccatttggaactcttggtttaatagcttccttgtgagcagtaaccctctatcaagaaaatcatgataggaaatataaCTCACCTATGACTACTACTAATAGCAGTTTTATTGTCTTCTTTTTGGCTCTTGAAATAACCGTTGTTTGGTTTACTCTTATTGTTTGCGGATTAATGTTTGCTGAACCTAAAACaagttaaaatacattttttgatttctcattttttgtagttagtatataatttaaatatgtGTTTGAATGAATAtcttgtttatgtttgtgtttttctgGATCACAAAGACGGTGTTAATAAGGTGAATAACAATAAAATTCAGAGTTCAGACAGGGATGTTTTGCTCTTTTTCATATGTGTCATTATGATTGTTCATTTTGTTCACACAGAGCTATGTTCCAGGTCAGGAATATATCGTgattgtttgagcttttgatttttacatttgattagggtctttccaaattgttttttccttggagtttagtatttttgtgattttactttttcagatATCTTGATTCTATCCTATTTGCATTTATGTACATTGGCAGCCGATATATATAGATAAAGATTGATATATCTTTTCAGTGTACAAATCAGAAATCTGTTAACACCTCCTGGAATTGAATTTTTTAAGCGTCTAATTAATACTGATTTAAGTTTATACGGTCATATTGGACAAATACATGtgtacaaaaacaaaagttttaatcTAATTCAGCACTACAATGTTTTTTGAAGACATTtggtctttttgtaatttttggtcctcaatgctcttcaacttcgtactttaatttGCCTCTTTATCATTTttcttattcgagcgtcactgatgaatattttgaagaggaaacgcgcgtctggcgtaaataggTGTAattctgatatctatgatgagtttgttcttaaagttcaatataaaaatgtttttgcaTTTATATGTGCCCTACCAAAATTGAACGTGGACCGCAAAACAAGGATACTGGGCTGCTTAGGGTTATTTTATACTAGTATCATGTGTTATATAATGATAGAATTATAAAAACCAAAGAATATAAACAAGATCACAACATATTTcttatacaaataagaaaatgtgtTGTATTAATTTTTGAATCTTCTTGCTCTGTGTGATACATCTCATTTTGGTGTCACATTTTAGTTTGTAGTTTTAACCAAAGCGTCAAGATACATGTTACTGAGCTTTGGACCAACATATAGGATGGTATAAACCAATCTACATTATTTCATTGGTGAAATAACATGGTCCCTGGTCAAATTTGGCAGGGCACATACAAATGCATGATCATTTTCAAAATGTTCTTATTTGTATAAGAATTACTTTGttttcttctttatattttgtgtttgtataaTTCTACGGTTTTATTAAACCTGGTTTACAATAACACTAAACAGCCCAGTAATGTTTGTTTAAAATGgattgaataattaaaaaacataACATTGGCTCCACCGTTTCAATGTTATTGCAATTTACTTAACAAGTTATTATATGGTACTCACCTTTTGACAGCCGAGGCTGGTTCAAGGTCATGAAATTTGTTGCTTTTTCTCTTTGCCATATGACCCGTATCATCCAGACATAAGACACCGTAATGACACATACGGGTATCACAATACTAATAAACACCTCACCAACAACTACAGCCTTTAAGTACAATTAATCATTACACATACGGGTATTACAATACTATTTAACACCGCACACACAACTACAGCATGTGAATCAAAATAAGTATTTAATCGAATACTGTTAATCAACTAATTTCGAGTTTTTTGCGAGTAGAAAGTTAACGCGAATATGTCGAAATTGAATCTTTTTTATTTAACTGTATCGAGTAAATTTGAAAATCGCAAAAACTCATAGCCGCAAAGTTGGCCTTCAGAGATaatttggtttacagtatttgatgcttgtttttttatgatgtatgtatgttaatttttttttatcatacatgtGTCATCTTGTTAAAAACGTTGCAAACACGTCATACATTGTAATATAGAGAAGCATTACAACCTTACAAAATCACAGAAACATGAGAAACAACAGAGATATGTGTATAGGGTGTTATTAGATGCCGTTAGCAGGAACACCACGCGGTATTACAATGAATGTCACCAGTGTTAATGGAATTTGTTTCCATTCCAGCGTTCGGATCATACCTGCTAGTAtactctatcatgtctatttccCCCCTCAGAAATCAACCGTTATCGATAGAATAATCAAACATGTTATCATAGAGCATCACTTAAGAATTAAGTGTCAAATGCATATCTTCTGAAGTTAAAATGGTACTGTTTATGTTATCATCAGTACAAATTTTGTGTCATAAGGCAACTTAGTGGCTGGGTATTGATTGTTTCATTATATAGTTGTGTATGTCCGTGTATAATGTTCAATCAGTATGTGACacaataatatttcttttttttttattttatatgccTGATAAGCtattttttactttatatattttgaacttttgaaacaattgttattttttcattgctGATGTAGCATTAAGATACTACTTACATAAATACCATTTCCAAAATTATGTCGACATATGTATCCATCTATTCCGTCTTTAGAACTATAGTAGTAGGTTATATGCATCGCGTAAGGTATGGCTATTAGTACAGCGACACTCCAGGCACTAATTATAAGTCCATATCTATACGTTTTCCCTGTCGTATATGAAGATACAGGACGAACAATCACAAACACTCTATCTACGGTTAATACTAATATAAGAAAAGTTGATGCATTGATGACTAAATTTGTGAAATATCcataaaatataaaacacgaATGTTTCTCCCATCTTTCTAAGAATCGATCAAAAATACATTCCGGCATTACATATAGAAGACCAACACAAAGATCTGAAAAAGAAGAGGGTAAATGTAAAAGCCTACCTgcactttgattatcattatGACTAATGTTTgtcttaaggaggtagacctaggttaagggaaataactcttaaaatcatcagtacgtttgtgtcaaccattttcataaatatattctaagcttctaggttacat includes:
- the LOC139502583 gene encoding ankycorbin-like; this translates as MSFRSLKTDIDPRKLIRRWKSMPRQQRTTVTESDVTYRDSTGRTLLYFAAKNGETERVKQLLKAGCNPRLSDINRNTALHMAADGGYIEIIHMLVEYGCKLNARNILGQTALMKAVQYDDLETVAVLYNAGAYLDLTDCTGKTALLLALQDGNEEISSFLLRNGTDVNVVDYIGQSALYTVVNSNEKLPLSLCRKVVDAGYNFEHDKEWITKDLHRQLTQPQVGIVTRIKRRLSLKRNPERQVEDSSTTVSNEKRELLNDKREVSNDIEEVSNDVQEVLNDKKGVKATSL
- the LOC139502582 gene encoding cardioacceleratory peptide receptor-like; the protein is MGKCGNNSLLLYNSSDDDLCKSDYSKVTKWISLLEMIGIISLNLAVIILLARRDKQSRMTFFVQHLAVADLCVGLLYVMPECIFDRFLERWEKHSCFIFYGYFTNLVINASTFLILVLTVDRVFVIVRPVSSYTTGKTYRYGLIISAWSVAVLIAIPYAMHITYYYSSKDGIDGYICRHNFGNGIYAVVVGEVFISIVIPVCVITVSYVWMIRVIWQREKATNFMTLNQPRLSKGSANINPQTIRVNQTTVISRAKKKTIKLLLVVVIVYISSTAPLNIAQILSVYDLIKPGSTIYKFLHVLAPVNSLMNPLVFLVFNKQMFSQKRGLGNHTCT